One stretch of Roseovarius mucosus DNA includes these proteins:
- a CDS encoding efflux RND transporter permease subunit — translation MTLSDISIRRPVLAAVASLLIVIFGVAALRSIPVRELPDVDNAVVTVTTTYRGAAPEVIDTDITETVEGAIASISGIRTISSESRQGRSRVTIEFETSVDIDVAANDVRDAVGRVRGDLPEEADEPQVVKSDADADPVMRVAVTSDRMTTAEITDYIDRFVVDRFSTLDGVANVDVIGAQPFAVRIWIDRRALAARNLTVSDVEAALLRNNLELPAGEVESINRQMTVRLNSRLRSIEDFRDIVIDRVAGYPVRLGDVARVVPGVADDSTIVRTNGTEAVGMWILRQSQSNTLEISNAVRAEIKTLEPNLPEGMKIIVGSDDALFVGASIREVVIALFISLALVVAVILLFLRSIRATLVPFITIPVSLIGSFLLIGMWGFSLNTLTLLALLLAIGLVVDDAIVVLENIQRRIEDGESPLVASVHGARQVTFAVIATSITLIAVFVPLSFMPGQVGRLFVEFGWVMAGTVAISTFVALSACPALASKVLSARKLRANAPSGPRPPSWIQRAYRALLTRAIGMPLVILPVTLAITAGAALFYVDLPRELAPREDRGVGFVPLTAPQGSTVAHSDMAARQVEAILDPLVQSGEVETVFSFTGWGGRSWRSFVVFRLAPWEERDRPVSEIVSEIAPQMGQVTIARGFPVTPAGLGLRGSSTPVQVVIGGPDFESVKEWAITLLERAEEVEGLVNPEINFEQNLPQLDIEIDRARADDLGISADVIAATLQTMLASREVTTFVSRGREYPVLVQAEDADRRSPTDIENIFLRAGDGETLVPLGALVTLNENAATPSLRRFDRLPSIQLSGALAPDAELGDVLEQLQEIAADILPPEAKLGYDGQSRTYIDTSAGVGVVFLLALLIVYLVLAAQFESFVHPLVIMLTVPIGVAGAIYAMAAGGLSLNVYSQIGIILLIGLISKNGILIVEFANQLRDEGYAVREAVIEASVLRLRPIMMTAVSTVLGAVPLVTASGAGAESRIAVGTVIIAGLAMATALMLFVTPILYDLMARFTRPRGAIEKTLDAALGKSGQPAE, via the coding sequence GTGACCCTCTCGGACATCTCGATCAGACGTCCAGTTCTGGCCGCTGTGGCCAGCCTTTTGATCGTGATCTTTGGTGTGGCGGCTTTGCGCTCTATCCCCGTGCGCGAATTGCCCGATGTGGACAATGCCGTCGTGACCGTGACCACCACCTATCGCGGTGCCGCGCCCGAAGTGATCGACACCGATATTACCGAGACGGTCGAGGGGGCCATTGCCTCGATCTCGGGCATTCGAACCATCAGTTCCGAGAGCCGACAGGGCCGAAGCCGCGTCACTATCGAATTTGAAACCAGCGTTGATATTGACGTGGCCGCCAATGACGTGCGCGATGCCGTAGGCCGGGTGCGCGGCGACCTGCCGGAAGAGGCCGACGAACCGCAGGTCGTCAAGAGCGATGCCGATGCCGATCCCGTGATGCGCGTCGCCGTCACCTCGGACCGCATGACAACAGCCGAAATCACGGATTATATCGACCGGTTCGTGGTGGATCGGTTCTCAACCCTCGACGGGGTGGCCAATGTTGATGTGATCGGTGCGCAGCCCTTTGCGGTGCGGATCTGGATTGACCGCCGCGCGCTCGCCGCGCGCAACCTCACCGTCTCGGATGTCGAGGCGGCGCTCTTGCGCAACAACCTTGAACTGCCCGCAGGCGAGGTGGAATCGATCAACCGGCAAATGACGGTGCGGCTGAACAGCCGGTTGCGCAGCATCGAGGATTTCCGCGACATCGTGATCGACCGCGTGGCGGGCTATCCGGTCCGGTTGGGCGATGTGGCGCGGGTCGTGCCGGGGGTGGCGGACGATTCCACCATTGTGCGCACCAATGGCACAGAGGCGGTGGGCATGTGGATCTTGCGGCAGAGCCAATCCAACACGCTGGAAATTTCCAATGCCGTGCGCGCCGAGATCAAGACGCTGGAACCGAACCTGCCGGAAGGCATGAAGATCATCGTCGGCTCTGATGATGCGCTCTTTGTCGGGGCGTCGATCCGCGAGGTGGTGATCGCGCTCTTTATTTCTCTGGCGCTTGTCGTCGCGGTGATCCTGCTTTTCCTGCGCAGTATCCGCGCCACGCTTGTTCCTTTCATCACAATTCCTGTGTCGTTGATCGGCAGTTTCCTTTTGATCGGCATGTGGGGCTTTTCGCTCAACACGCTGACATTGCTTGCGCTTTTGCTGGCGATTGGCCTGGTGGTGGACGATGCGATTGTGGTGTTGGAAAACATCCAACGCCGGATCGAGGATGGGGAATCTCCGCTCGTGGCCAGCGTGCATGGCGCACGCCAAGTAACCTTTGCGGTCATTGCCACCTCCATCACGTTGATTGCAGTTTTTGTACCGCTGTCGTTCATGCCCGGTCAGGTGGGCCGACTTTTTGTGGAGTTTGGCTGGGTCATGGCCGGCACGGTCGCCATCTCGACCTTTGTCGCCCTTTCCGCCTGCCCGGCGCTTGCCTCCAAGGTGCTGAGCGCCCGCAAACTGCGCGCCAATGCCCCATCCGGCCCACGCCCGCCCTCATGGATTCAGCGCGCCTATCGCGCACTCCTGACCCGCGCGATTGGCATGCCACTGGTAATCCTGCCCGTGACACTCGCCATCACCGCAGGAGCAGCACTTTTCTACGTGGATCTGCCCCGCGAGCTTGCGCCGCGCGAAGATCGCGGCGTTGGGTTTGTGCCACTTACCGCGCCTCAGGGATCGACCGTCGCGCATTCCGACATGGCGGCCCGACAGGTCGAGGCCATCCTTGATCCGCTGGTGCAATCGGGTGAGGTCGAAACCGTGTTCAGCTTTACCGGCTGGGGGGGGCGTTCGTGGCGCTCTTTCGTCGTGTTCCGCCTTGCGCCATGGGAAGAGCGGGATCGCCCGGTATCAGAGATTGTCAGCGAAATCGCACCGCAGATGGGGCAAGTCACCATCGCGCGCGGCTTTCCCGTAACCCCGGCGGGTCTTGGCCTGCGCGGCAGTTCCACGCCCGTGCAGGTGGTGATCGGCGGGCCTGACTTTGAGAGTGTCAAGGAATGGGCCATAACCCTTCTAGAGCGTGCCGAAGAGGTTGAGGGGCTCGTCAATCCCGAGATCAATTTTGAACAGAACCTGCCGCAGCTCGACATCGAAATAGACCGTGCGCGCGCCGATGATCTGGGCATCTCTGCCGATGTGATCGCGGCCACGCTGCAAACCATGCTCGCGTCGCGCGAGGTCACGACCTTTGTCAGCCGGGGTCGCGAATATCCGGTGCTGGTTCAGGCCGAGGATGCGGACCGCCGCTCGCCCACGGATATTGAAAACATCTTTCTGCGGGCGGGCGACGGGGAAACGCTGGTGCCGCTTGGCGCGCTCGTGACCCTGAACGAGAATGCCGCAACCCCGTCGCTACGTCGCTTTGACCGGCTGCCGTCTATTCAACTCTCGGGCGCGCTTGCCCCAGATGCAGAATTGGGCGACGTTCTGGAACAACTCCAAGAGATCGCCGCCGACATCCTGCCGCCCGAGGCCAAGCTGGGCTATGATGGTCAATCGCGCACCTATATCGACACCTCCGCCGGGGTGGGTGTGGTGTTTCTGCTGGCGCTGCTGATCGTCTATCTCGTGCTTGCCGCGCAATTCGAGAGTTTCGTGCATCCGCTTGTCATCATGCTAACCGTGCCGATAGGGGTCGCCGGGGCGATTTATGCCATGGCGGCGGGGGGATTATCGCTGAATGTCTACAGCCAGATCGGCATTATTCTACTGATCGGGCTCATCTCCAAAAACGGTATCCTGATCGTCGAATTCGCCAACCAGTTACGAGACGAAGGTTATGCCGTGCGTGAAGCTGTGATCGAGGCCTCGGTCCTACGCCTGCGTCCGATCATGATGACTGCCGTCTCGACCGTGTTGGGCGCGGTGCCGCTTGTCACCGCCTCTGGCGCGGGCGCCGAGAGCCGGATCGCTGTGGGCACTGTGATCATCGCAGGGCTGGCCATGGCCACGGCGCTCATGCTCTTTGTCACACCGATCCTGTATGACTTGATGGCGCGGTTCACCCGCCCGCGCGGAGCAATTGAGAAAACGCTCGACGCAGCGCTCGGCAAAAGCGGCCAGCCCGCTGAGTAA